A window of the Fuscovulum sp. genome harbors these coding sequences:
- a CDS encoding malonyl-CoA synthase, whose translation MKNMLFDALFAPLVGRGTPLLILADGRTISGDAFLRMVARQANALRALGLGKGDRIAAQVAKTPEALAIYGAAVAMGAIFLPLNTAYTAEEVGYFLGNATPRVFVCDGGKAGVMAPVAAAHGARLVTLNADGSGELADLAAGAADQVQVAECGAEDLAAFLYTSGTTGRSKGAMLTHRNLLSNAEVLVREWRFTDRDVLLHALPIFHTHGLFVASNVSLLSGGAMIFLPGFEAGAVLRLLPEATVMMGVPTFYTRLLEDARLDRALVAHMRLFVSGSAPLLAETHVDWEARTGHRILERYGMTETNMNTSNPYDGERRAGTVGFPLPGVELRILAEGQEVGPEEVGMIEVRGPNVFQGYWQMPEKTREELRPDGWFITGDLGKRDADGYVHIVGRAKDLVITGGYNVYPKEVELLLDEVPGVAESAVIGLPHPDFGEAVFAVLVAKPGAVLEPEAVLAAIADKLARFKQPKGAVVVDSLPRNTMGKVQKNLLREAHKGRFA comes from the coding sequence ATGAAAAACATGCTGTTTGACGCGCTTTTCGCACCTTTGGTGGGGCGCGGGACGCCGCTTCTGATCCTGGCGGATGGGCGGACGATCAGCGGGGATGCGTTCCTGCGGATGGTGGCGCGGCAGGCGAATGCGCTGCGGGCGCTGGGGTTGGGCAAGGGCGACCGGATCGCCGCGCAGGTGGCCAAGACACCCGAGGCTTTGGCGATCTATGGCGCGGCGGTGGCGATGGGGGCGATCTTCCTGCCGCTGAACACGGCCTATACTGCGGAAGAGGTGGGCTATTTTCTGGGCAATGCGACGCCGCGCGTCTTTGTCTGTGATGGCGGCAAGGCGGGGGTGATGGCCCCGGTGGCGGCGGCGCATGGGGCGCGGTTGGTGACGCTGAACGCGGATGGGTCGGGGGAGCTGGCCGATCTGGCAGCGGGGGCGGCGGATCAGGTGCAGGTGGCCGAATGCGGGGCGGAGGATCTGGCGGCGTTTCTTTATACGTCGGGGACGACCGGGCGGTCGAAGGGGGCGATGCTGACGCATCGCAACCTGTTGTCGAATGCCGAGGTCTTGGTGCGGGAATGGCGGTTCACGGATCGGGACGTGCTGCTGCATGCGCTGCCGATTTTCCATACGCATGGGCTGTTCGTGGCGTCCAACGTATCGCTGCTGTCGGGCGGGGCGATGATCTTTCTGCCGGGATTCGAAGCCGGCGCGGTGCTGCGGCTGCTGCCGGAGGCCACGGTGATGATGGGGGTGCCGACCTTCTATACCCGCCTGCTGGAGGATGCGCGGCTGGACCGCGCGCTGGTGGCGCATATGCGGCTGTTCGTGTCCGGGTCGGCCCCGCTGCTGGCGGAGACGCATGTGGACTGGGAGGCGCGGACGGGGCACCGCATTCTGGAACGCTATGGGATGACCGAGACGAACATGAACACCTCGAACCCCTATGACGGGGAACGGCGGGCGGGGACGGTGGGTTTCCCGCTGCCGGGGGTGGAGCTGCGCATTCTGGCCGAAGGGCAGGAGGTTGGCCCCGAAGAGGTGGGGATGATCGAGGTGCGGGGGCCGAACGTGTTTCAGGGCTATTGGCAGATGCCCGAGAAGACGCGCGAAGAGCTGCGCCCGGACGGGTGGTTCATCACCGGCGATCTGGGGAAGCGCGATGCCGATGGCTATGTGCATATCGTGGGGCGGGCGAAGGATCTGGTGATCACCGGGGGGTATAATGTGTACCCCAAGGAGGTGGAATTGTTGCTGGATGAGGTGCCGGGGGTAGCGGAAAGCGCGGTGATCGGGCTGCCGCATCCGGATTTCGGCGAGGCGGTCTTTGCCGTGCTGGTGGCGAAGCCGGGCGCGGTGCTGGAGCCGGAGGCGGTGCTGGCGGCGATTGCGGACAAACTGGCGCGATTCAAGCAGCCCAAGGGCGCGGTTGTGGTGGACAGCCTGCCGCGCAACACGATGGGGAAGGTGCAGAAGAACCTGCTGCGGGAAGCCCATAAGGGGCGGTTTGCTTGA
- a CDS encoding division plane positioning ATPase MipZ: protein MAHIIVVGNEKGGSGKSTTCMHVGTALARLGFRVGALDLDLRQRSFGRYVENRRAYMARAGLTLPSPDYRELPEVAADALAPGENAFDARLANAIAALEPVSDFIVIDCPGSHTRLSQVAHSLADTLITPLNDSFVDFDLLARVDPETGKVKGPSIYSEMVWNARQLRAQAGLKPIDWIVLRNRLGAQQMHNKKKVGAALEELSRRIGFRVAPGFSERVIFRELFPRGLTLLDLRDTGVDQLNLSNIAARQEVRDLVTELRLPGVRVDF, encoded by the coding sequence ATGGCGCATATCATCGTTGTCGGAAACGAGAAGGGCGGGTCGGGGAAATCGACCACCTGCATGCATGTGGGCACGGCGCTGGCGCGGCTGGGGTTCCGTGTGGGGGCGCTGGACCTTGATCTGCGGCAGCGCAGCTTTGGCCGCTATGTCGAGAACCGCCGTGCCTATATGGCGCGTGCCGGGTTGACCCTGCCCAGCCCGGACTATCGGGAATTGCCCGAAGTGGCGGCGGATGCGCTGGCCCCGGGCGAGAATGCCTTTGACGCGCGGCTTGCCAATGCGATTGCCGCGCTGGAGCCGGTATCAGATTTCATCGTGATTGATTGCCCCGGATCGCATACGCGGCTGTCGCAGGTGGCGCATTCTCTGGCCGATACGCTGATCACGCCGCTCAATGACAGTTTCGTGGATTTCGACCTGCTGGCGCGGGTGGACCCGGAAACGGGCAAGGTGAAGGGGCCGTCGATTTATTCCGAGATGGTGTGGAATGCGCGGCAGTTGCGGGCGCAGGCGGGGCTGAAGCCGATTGACTGGATCGTGCTGCGCAACCGGCTTGGCGCGCAGCAGATGCACAACAAGAAGAAGGTGGGGGCGGCGCTGGAGGAATTGTCGCGGCGGATCGGGTTCCGCGTGGCGCCGGGCTTTTCCGAGCGCGTGATCTTTCGCGAGCTGTTTCCGCGTGGGCTGACGCTGCTGGATCTGCGCGATACCGGGGTGGATCAGTTGAACCTGTCCAACATCGCCGCGCGGCAGGAAGTGCGCGATCTGGTGACCGAGCTTAGATTGCCGGGTGTTCGGGTGGATTTCTGA
- the rpmE gene encoding 50S ribosomal protein L31 translates to MKKGIHPEYHMITVKMTDGTTFQTRTTWGKEGDQMALDIDPLAHPAWTGQSAKLMDTGGRVSKFKNKYAGLGF, encoded by the coding sequence ATGAAAAAGGGCATTCACCCCGAATATCACATGATCACGGTCAAGATGACCGACGGCACCACCTTCCAGACCCGTACCACCTGGGGCAAGGAAGGCGATCAGATGGCGCTGGACATCGATCCGCTGGCCCACCCGGCCTGGACCGGCCAGTCGGCCAAGCTGATGGACACCGGCGGCCGTGTGTCGAAGTTCAAGAACAAGTACGCCGGTCTGGGTTTCTGA
- the rplS gene encoding 50S ribosomal protein L19, with the protein MNLIAQIEAEQIAALGKTIPDFKAGDTIRVGYKVTEGSRSRVQMYEGVCIGRKGGATIAASFTVRKISFGEGVERVFPLYSTNIDSIEVVRRGRVRRAKLYYLRDRRGKSARIAEVTNYKEKSE; encoded by the coding sequence ATGAACCTTATCGCACAGATCGAGGCGGAGCAGATTGCTGCCCTCGGCAAGACGATCCCGGATTTCAAGGCCGGCGACACCATTCGTGTCGGCTACAAAGTGACCGAAGGGTCGCGTTCGCGGGTGCAGATGTATGAAGGCGTCTGCATCGGCCGCAAGGGCGGGGCGACCATCGCCGCGTCTTTCACCGTGCGCAAGATTTCCTTTGGCGAAGGCGTGGAACGTGTATTCCCGCTCTATTCGACGAACATCGATTCGATCGAAGTGGTCCGTCGTGGCCGCGTGCGTCGTGCAAAGCTGTACTACCTGCGCGACCGTCGCGGCAAATCGGCCCGGATCGCCGAAGTGACCAACTACAAAGAAAAATCAGAGTAA
- the trmD gene encoding tRNA (guanosine(37)-N1)-methyltransferase TrmD — translation MDEVPEKAPDHAPEKPKSHGRLKVQVTAVPRDLMEEPRHIKGAWVARIVTLFPEAFPGTLGLSLTGKALDQGLWRLEPIDLRPFGEGKHRTVDDTPAGGGAGMVLRADIVHRALRQAAIGTPADRARWPIVYLSPRGKPFDQARAQDWAAADGITLLCGRFEGVDQRVLDHWGIEEVSLGDFVLTGGEIAAQAMLDATVRLLPNVLGNAASTEEESFSDGLLEHPQFTRPQVWEGREIPAVLMSGHHGQIAKWRRAESERLTAERRPDLWEKRKG, via the coding sequence ATGGACGAGGTGCCGGAGAAGGCCCCCGATCATGCCCCCGAGAAGCCCAAGTCGCATGGGCGGCTGAAGGTGCAGGTCACCGCTGTGCCGCGCGACCTGATGGAGGAGCCCCGGCATATCAAGGGGGCATGGGTGGCGCGGATCGTGACGCTGTTCCCCGAGGCCTTTCCCGGCACGCTGGGCCTGTCGCTGACGGGTAAGGCGCTGGATCAGGGGCTGTGGCGGCTGGAACCCATCGACCTGCGCCCCTTTGGCGAAGGCAAGCATCGCACGGTGGATGACACGCCTGCGGGTGGCGGGGCGGGCATGGTGCTGCGCGCCGACATCGTGCATCGCGCGCTGCGGCAGGCGGCCATCGGCACGCCCGCCGACAGGGCGCGGTGGCCGATCGTGTATCTGTCGCCGCGTGGCAAGCCGTTCGATCAGGCCCGCGCGCAGGATTGGGCGGCGGCGGATGGAATCACGCTGCTGTGCGGGCGGTTCGAGGGCGTGGATCAGCGCGTGCTGGACCATTGGGGGATTGAGGAAGTGTCGCTTGGCGATTTTGTCCTGACCGGGGGCGAGATCGCGGCGCAGGCCATGCTGGACGCCACGGTGCGGCTGCTGCCGAATGTGCTGGGCAATGCGGCAAGCACCGAGGAGGAAAGCTTCTCGGACGGGTTGCTGGAGCATCCGCAATTCACCCGCCCGCAGGTTTGGGAAGGGCGGGAGATTCCGGCGGTGTTGATGTCAGGCCATCACGGGCAGATCGCCAAGTGGCGGCGGGCCGAGAGTGAGCGGCTGACGGCAGAGCGGCGGCCGGATTTGTGGGAAAAGCGGAAGGGGTAA
- the rimM gene encoding ribosome maturation factor RimM (Essential for efficient processing of 16S rRNA), giving the protein MTRPDRICVGAIAGSFGVQGEVRLKSFCSDPEAIAGYGPLWTEDGKRSFTVKLTRANVSGGLGVRLSGVLTKEQADALKGTQLYVDRDRLPSLPDDEFYHADLIGLTAQDTGGVVLGTVRAVHNHGAGDLLEILGPGMKAALLLPFTLAVVPTVDLAAGRIVVDLPEETE; this is encoded by the coding sequence ATGACGCGACCTGACCGCATCTGTGTCGGTGCCATAGCCGGTTCCTTTGGCGTGCAGGGAGAGGTGCGCCTGAAGAGTTTCTGTTCCGACCCCGAGGCGATTGCGGGCTATGGCCCCTTGTGGACCGAGGATGGCAAGCGGTCTTTCACCGTGAAGCTGACGCGGGCCAATGTATCAGGCGGGTTGGGGGTGCGGCTGTCCGGCGTTCTGACCAAGGAACAGGCGGATGCCCTTAAGGGCACGCAGCTGTATGTCGACCGGGACCGGTTGCCGTCGCTGCCGGATGACGAATTCTATCATGCCGATCTGATCGGATTGACGGCGCAGGATACCGGGGGTGTCGTGCTGGGCACGGTGCGGGCGGTGCACAATCACGGCGCGGGTGATCTGCTGGAAATTCTTGGACCGGGGATGAAGGCAGCGCTTTTGTTGCCCTTCACACTGGCCGTGGTGCCGACGGTTGATCTGGCGGCGGGGCGGATCGTGGTCGATCTGCCCGAAGAAACGGAATAG
- the rpsP gene encoding 30S ribosomal protein S16, which produces MAMKIRLARGGSKKRPHYSIVATDSRMPRDGRFLEKLGTYNPLLAKDDENRVKMDMDRIKHWIGLGAQPTDRIARMLEAAGVMPKKARSNLKAAVPGKAMAERAAKKAARAAAPAEE; this is translated from the coding sequence ATGGCTATGAAAATCCGACTGGCCCGTGGCGGTTCCAAGAAGCGCCCGCACTATTCCATCGTGGCGACCGACTCGCGCATGCCGCGCGATGGCCGTTTCCTGGAAAAGCTGGGCACCTATAACCCGCTGCTCGCCAAGGATGACGAGAACCGCGTGAAGATGGACATGGACCGCATCAAGCATTGGATCGGTCTGGGCGCGCAGCCGACCGACCGGATCGCACGGATGCTGGAAGCAGCTGGCGTGATGCCGAAGAAGGCCCGCAGCAACCTCAAGGCCGCTGTGCCGGGCAAGGCCATGGCCGAGCGTGCCGCCAAGAAGGCCGCCCGCGCTGCTGCACCTGCGGAAGAATAA
- a CDS encoding chorismate mutase: protein MTDAATRAATLLAEHRDSIDRLDAILVYTLAERFKHTQQVGRLKAEHDLPPSDPAREARQIERLERLAQEANLDPEFAKKFLTFIISEVIRHHEKLQK from the coding sequence ATGACCGACGCCGCCACCCGCGCCGCCACCCTGCTGGCAGAGCATCGCGACAGCATCGACCGGCTGGATGCGATCCTCGTCTACACGCTGGCCGAGCGGTTCAAGCACACGCAGCAGGTGGGCCGGCTGAAGGCCGAGCATGACCTGCCCCCCAGCGATCCGGCGCGCGAGGCGCGGCAGATCGAACGTCTGGAACGGTTGGCCCAAGAGGCCAATCTGGACCCGGAGTTCGCCAAGAAATTCCTGACCTTCATCATCAGCGAAGTCATCAGGCATCACGAGAAACTACAGAAATAA
- a CDS encoding GNAT family N-acetyltransferase: MTLPFDIPTLTTERLTLREPRESDLEAIVAFGESERTEYIGGKHDRMGAWRILLAGIGHWALRGYGFWAVETRDGDFVGRVGVIKNDGWPEPELAWHLFDGFEGRGYAHEAALAARKHAYRAWGMGPLISMIAFENIRSIALAERLGAIFEGRNEGRVRPYGIWRHPAPDSEVHA, from the coding sequence GTGACCTTGCCCTTTGATATCCCGACGCTGACGACCGAACGTCTGACGCTGCGCGAACCCCGCGAGAGCGATCTTGAGGCGATTGTCGCCTTTGGCGAGTCGGAGCGCACCGAATACATCGGCGGGAAGCATGACCGGATGGGGGCTTGGCGCATCCTGCTGGCCGGGATCGGGCATTGGGCGCTGCGCGGCTATGGGTTCTGGGCTGTGGAAACGCGGGATGGCGATTTCGTCGGGCGCGTTGGCGTGATCAAGAACGATGGCTGGCCTGAGCCGGAATTGGCGTGGCATCTGTTCGACGGGTTCGAGGGGCGCGGCTATGCCCATGAGGCCGCCTTGGCCGCACGCAAACATGCCTATCGGGCCTGGGGCATGGGGCCGCTGATTTCGATGATCGCCTTCGAGAACATCCGTTCCATCGCGCTGGCCGAACGGCTGGGCGCGATATTCGAAGGCCGGAACGAGGGGCGCGTGCGCCCTTATGGCATCTGGCGGCATCCCGCCCCTGACAGCGAGGTTCACGCATGA
- a CDS encoding GNAT family N-acetyltransferase, protein MMAPTLHTERLTLRMPRLEDFEPRASFYASDRSVWEGGPLSRIEAWRIWASEVGLWPLRGYGPFTVEVGGAYVGEVGIYQAEDYPGPELGWFVVPEAEGRGYALEAARAVMGWVRRSFGWDEITNIIDPGNARSIALGLRLGGRIDPARPGIDPGDVVIVHDLRGMA, encoded by the coding sequence ATGATGGCCCCGACCTTGCATACTGAGCGCCTGACGCTGAGGATGCCGCGCCTAGAGGACTTTGAGCCTCGGGCGTCCTTCTATGCGTCAGATCGGTCGGTCTGGGAGGGCGGGCCGCTGTCGCGCATCGAGGCGTGGCGCATCTGGGCTTCTGAAGTGGGGCTTTGGCCGCTGCGGGGCTATGGTCCGTTCACTGTCGAGGTGGGCGGGGCCTATGTCGGCGAAGTCGGCATCTATCAGGCCGAGGATTATCCGGGGCCGGAACTGGGCTGGTTCGTCGTGCCCGAGGCCGAGGGGCGCGGCTACGCGCTTGAGGCTGCGCGGGCCGTGATGGGCTGGGTGCGGCGGAGCTTTGGCTGGGACGAGATCACCAACATCATTGATCCGGGCAATGCGCGATCCATCGCGCTGGGCCTGCGGCTGGGCGGGCGAATTGATCCGGCGCGGCCGGGGATCGACCCGGGCGATGTGGTGATCGTGCATGATCTGCGGGGGATGGCGTGA
- a CDS encoding GNAT family N-acetyltransferase, producing MTLPAAPQLTGLPVLETERLVLRGPQASDWPVFRDYRLSPRTVFTGGVKKPHEAAEQFASFFGHWVLRGFGRLIAEYRATGQPVGHFGPMQWEDGGEVELTWSLWTAAAEGRGLATEAALALRDWVFGRLRLPMAVAMVHRDNAASHAIARRLGGQEIAGRVPAWVEVGSVYRFGPEGQA from the coding sequence ATGACCCTGCCTGCTGCGCCCCAGCTGACCGGACTGCCCGTTCTGGAGACAGAGCGGTTGGTGCTGCGTGGGCCGCAGGCATCTGATTGGCCGGTGTTTCGTGACTATCGCCTGTCGCCGCGCACCGTGTTCACCGGTGGGGTGAAGAAGCCGCATGAGGCGGCGGAGCAGTTCGCGTCATTCTTTGGGCATTGGGTGCTGCGCGGGTTCGGGCGGCTGATCGCCGAGTATCGCGCGACGGGGCAGCCCGTAGGCCATTTCGGGCCGATGCAATGGGAAGACGGCGGCGAGGTGGAACTGACCTGGTCGCTGTGGACGGCGGCAGCCGAGGGCCGGGGGCTGGCCACCGAGGCCGCGCTTGCTCTGCGCGACTGGGTGTTCGGGCGGCTGCGGTTGCCGATGGCGGTTGCGATGGTTCATCGCGACAATGCCGCATCGCATGCGATTGCGCGGCGGCTGGGCGGGCAGGAAATCGCGGGCCGCGTGCCGGCCTGGGTTGAGGTCGGATCGGTTTATCGCTTCGGGCCGGAGGGGCAGGCATGA
- the ffh gene encoding signal recognition particle protein — protein sequence MFESLSERLGGVFDRLTKAGALSEADVVTALREVRVALLEADVSLPVARDFVKRVQDKATGVAVTKSVTPGQMVVKIVHDELIRVLAGDGEPDALKIDNPPATILMVGLQGSGKTTTTAKLAKRLKERNGKRVLLASLDTNRPAAMEQLAILGAQIGVDSLPIVKGESAVQIAKRAKTQANLGGYDVLFLDTAGRLHIDEVLMDEVQAVRDIAQPREVLLVVDGLTGQDAVNVATEFDGKVGISGVVLTRMDGDGRGGAALSMRAVTGKPIRFVGLGEKMDAIETFEADRVAGRILGMGDIVALVEKAQETFEAEQAERMMKRFQKGLFNMNDLRMQLEQMVKMGGMQGLMGMMPGMGKMQAAAAEAGIDDKMLKRQIALIQAMTKKERANPDMLQASRKKRIAAGAGLDVADLNRLLKQHKQMAEMMKKMGKGGMMKQALKQMMGKGGLPDPSKMTPEQLEEAARGMKQGLGQGGGFPGMPRGMSLPSGLSGLMKKK from the coding sequence ATGTTCGAGAGCCTGTCAGAACGCCTTGGTGGTGTTTTCGACCGCCTGACCAAGGCCGGGGCGTTGAGCGAGGCCGATGTCGTGACCGCGCTGCGCGAGGTGCGGGTGGCGCTGCTGGAGGCGGACGTGTCGCTGCCTGTGGCGCGGGATTTCGTCAAGCGGGTGCAGGACAAGGCCACGGGCGTGGCGGTGACCAAGTCGGTCACGCCGGGGCAGATGGTGGTGAAGATCGTCCATGACGAGCTGATCCGCGTTCTGGCCGGGGATGGCGAACCCGATGCGCTGAAGATCGACAATCCGCCGGCCACGATCCTGATGGTGGGTTTGCAGGGGTCGGGGAAGACCACGACCACGGCCAAGCTGGCCAAGCGGTTGAAAGAGCGTAACGGCAAGCGGGTTCTGCTGGCCTCGCTCGATACCAACCGCCCGGCCGCGATGGAGCAGTTGGCCATCCTCGGCGCGCAGATCGGCGTGGACAGCCTGCCCATCGTCAAGGGCGAGTCTGCGGTGCAGATTGCCAAGCGCGCCAAGACGCAGGCCAATCTGGGCGGCTATGACGTGCTGTTCCTGGATACCGCCGGCCGGTTGCACATCGACGAAGTGCTTATGGACGAGGTGCAGGCGGTGCGTGACATCGCCCAGCCGCGCGAAGTGCTGCTGGTGGTCGATGGCCTGACGGGCCAGGACGCGGTGAATGTGGCGACCGAGTTCGACGGCAAGGTCGGCATTTCTGGCGTGGTGCTGACGCGGATGGATGGCGACGGGCGCGGCGGTGCCGCACTGTCCATGCGGGCGGTGACGGGCAAGCCGATCCGGTTCGTCGGTCTTGGCGAGAAGATGGACGCGATCGAGACCTTCGAGGCCGATCGCGTGGCGGGCCGTATTCTTGGCATGGGCGACATTGTCGCGCTGGTCGAGAAGGCGCAGGAGACGTTCGAGGCCGAGCAGGCAGAGCGCATGATGAAACGGTTCCAGAAGGGGCTGTTCAACATGAACGATCTGCGGATGCAGCTGGAGCAGATGGTCAAGATGGGCGGCATGCAGGGCCTGATGGGCATGATGCCCGGCATGGGCAAGATGCAGGCCGCTGCCGCCGAGGCGGGCATCGACGACAAGATGCTGAAGCGGCAGATCGCGCTGATTCAGGCGATGACCAAGAAGGAACGCGCCAATCCCGACATGTTGCAGGCGAGCCGGAAGAAGCGGATCGCGGCAGGGGCCGGGCTGGACGTGGCCGATCTGAACCGGCTGCTGAAGCAGCACAAGCAGATGGCCGAGATGATGAAGAAGATGGGCAAGGGGGGCATGATGAAGCAGGCCCTCAAGCAGATGATGGGCAAGGGCGGGCTGCCGGATCCCAGCAAGATGACGCCCGAACAGCTGGAAGAAGCGGCGCGCGGGATGAAGCAGGGCCTGGGTCAGGGCGGCGGCTTCCCCGGGATGCCGCGCGGGATGAGCCTGCCTTCGGGCCTGTCTGGGCTGATGAAGAAGAAATGA
- a CDS encoding LysR family transcriptional regulator produces the protein MGIDTWDEIRTAYQVARLGTVSGAAEVLGVHHATVIRHIDALEKRLGTRLFQRHARGYTPTEAGHDLLSVAQTTDEQFAQLASRIKGIGETVAGELVITSISGVADLLVPILARFQTEYPAVILRFLTDMRVFRLDYGEAHVAIRAGAAPEEPDNVVQPLVRMRTGLYAARSYVERHGLPASEADLIAHSFVGNDSAESRAPFNRWLRAIVPPENIRFRATEMAAMEAAIRAGLGIGFLSAFKTANDPDLVEIMPPRPEWDAPLWIVTHVDLHRTRKVQAFLTVLKDAAKSWSV, from the coding sequence ATGGGCATTGATACCTGGGATGAAATTCGCACCGCCTATCAGGTGGCGCGCCTTGGCACTGTTTCCGGCGCGGCCGAGGTTCTGGGGGTCCACCACGCCACCGTGATCCGCCATATCGACGCGCTGGAAAAGCGCCTCGGCACCCGCCTGTTCCAGCGCCACGCGCGGGGCTACACCCCGACCGAGGCCGGGCATGACCTGCTGTCAGTCGCCCAGACCACGGATGAACAATTCGCCCAGTTGGCCTCTCGCATCAAAGGCATCGGCGAAACGGTGGCGGGCGAACTCGTCATCACCTCCATCTCGGGCGTGGCCGATCTGCTGGTCCCCATCCTCGCGCGGTTCCAGACCGAATATCCTGCCGTGATCCTGCGCTTCCTCACCGATATGCGCGTCTTCCGCCTGGATTATGGCGAGGCGCATGTCGCCATCCGCGCCGGTGCCGCACCGGAAGAACCCGACAACGTGGTCCAACCCCTCGTCCGCATGCGCACCGGCCTTTACGCCGCGCGCAGCTATGTCGAACGCCACGGCCTGCCCGCCTCGGAAGCCGACCTCATCGCCCACAGCTTCGTCGGCAATGACAGCGCCGAAAGCCGCGCGCCCTTCAACCGCTGGCTCCGCGCCATCGTCCCGCCTGAAAACATCCGCTTCCGCGCCACCGAAATGGCCGCGATGGAAGCCGCCATCCGTGCCGGGCTCGGCATCGGCTTTCTCTCGGCCTTCAAGACCGCCAATGACCCCGACCTGGTCGAGATCATGCCCCCCCGCCCCGAATGGGATGCGCCCTTGTGGATCGTCACCCATGTCGATCTGCACCGCACCCGCAAGGTGCAGGCCTTCCTCACCGTCCTGAAGGACGCAGCAAAATCCTGGTCGGTATGA
- a CDS encoding DMT family transporter — protein sequence MTDQGRGHLAMLTFSALVAGSFSLGAMTAPLIDPLALSALRFLLAGAIVGAAAFATTGIRRSAAQAPWRYLILGALLAAYFVLMFQGLKTAEPVSTAAVFTLTPALAAGFGWLTLRQRLTRRMALALAIGAVGALWVIFRADPQRLLALQIGTGEVIYFAGCVAHALYAPLVRKFNRGEPAVVFTFGMMIAGWLILTVAGAPAILATDWPALPAIVWITLVYTAVFASAATFVLLQFATLHLPAAKVMAYTYLVPSWVILWEIALGRSAPPALILGGVALSILALLLLLKDEG from the coding sequence CTGACAGACCAAGGTCGCGGGCATCTGGCGATGCTCACCTTCTCGGCCCTCGTGGCAGGGTCGTTCAGCCTTGGCGCAATGACGGCGCCGCTGATCGACCCGCTGGCGCTGTCGGCGCTCCGCTTCCTGCTGGCGGGCGCGATTGTGGGTGCCGCAGCCTTTGCCACCACCGGCATCCGGCGCAGCGCGGCGCAGGCCCCGTGGCGCTACCTGATCCTCGGCGCTCTGCTGGCTGCCTATTTCGTGCTGATGTTCCAAGGCCTGAAAACCGCCGAACCCGTCTCTACCGCCGCTGTCTTCACCCTGACCCCGGCGCTGGCGGCGGGGTTCGGCTGGCTCACCCTGCGCCAGCGCCTGACGCGCCGCATGGCACTTGCACTGGCCATCGGGGCAGTGGGCGCGCTTTGGGTGATCTTCCGCGCCGATCCCCAGCGCTTGCTGGCCCTGCAAATCGGCACGGGCGAGGTGATCTATTTCGCAGGCTGCGTCGCCCACGCGCTCTATGCGCCCCTCGTGCGCAAGTTCAACCGTGGTGAACCCGCCGTGGTCTTCACCTTCGGGATGATGATCGCAGGCTGGCTGATCCTGACCGTGGCCGGCGCGCCTGCCATCCTTGCCACCGATTGGCCCGCCCTGCCGGCCATCGTCTGGATCACACTGGTCTATACGGCGGTCTTCGCCAGCGCCGCCACCTTCGTTCTGCTGCAATTCGCCACCCTGCACCTGCCGGCGGCCAAGGTCATGGCCTATACCTATCTGGTGCCAAGCTGGGTGATCCTGTGGGAAATCGCCCTGGGCCGCAGCGCGCCCCCCGCCCTCATCCTCGGCGGTGTCGCGCTGTCCATCCTTGCCCTGCTGCTGCTTCTAAAAGACGAAGGCTGA